AAATTATATTTCCGGGCATGCTCCGTCATCTTGCCTGGCGCATCTTCTGGATAATTGACCACATCATTGGCGCTGATTGCCACGAAGGACAGCCCTTGCTCGCCATATTCCTTGGCCATCCGAACGATTTCTTCCTGCACATGTATCACATAGGGGCAGTGATTGCAGATGAACATCACCACCGTTCCTTTGTCAGACTTGATAGCATCAAAAGAAAGCTCCTTTCCAGATACGGTATCGGGTAGGTTAAACTTGGGAGCGACAGTGCCTAGCGGCATCATATTGGATTCGGTTCTGGCCATGGTTTTGGGGTTAATAATTAGAACTCAAAATGGAGTAAAACAAAAATAGACATCAGATACTCGATTCTCTAATGTCTATTTTCTAATATGTTAAGACTGGCTTAGCAGTACTCGTCAAATACACTCACCAAGTGGTCAGCGATCATCTCAGCGCTACGTCCTTCGATGTGATGTCTCTCTACAAAGTGCACCAACTCACCGTCCTTGAACAGCGCGATCGATGGAGACGATGGAGGATAAGGCAACGTAAACTCTCTCGCCTTCTGCACCGCGTCAGCATCTACTCCTGCAAATACAGTTGTCAAATGTGAGGGTTTTTTAGCACCATTGGCGACAGCCATTTTCACACCGGGTCTAGCAGCACCTGCTGCACAGCCACATACCGAGTTGACTACCAAAAGGGTCGTACCACTATGGTCTGTCAAGTGCTCAGTCACAGCATCTGCTGTTTTCAATTCTTCAAATCCCGCAGAGGTCAAATCTGCTCTCATTGGGGCTACTAATTCTTCTGGATACATTTCTTTATTATTTAATTTCCCTATCAAACGATCACTGACTAAATCCTATCTGCAATCGCCTGACTAATTCCTTATTACATAAACCCGAGTTCCAACTTGGCTGCCTCGGACATCATATCAGTCTCGTATGGAGGATCAAAAGTCACTTCCACATTGACCTCCCCTACTCCTTCGATTTCTTGAATTCTCTGCTTCATTTCGTCCGGAATCGCTTCCGCAGACGGGCAAGCCGGAGAAGTCAGCGTCATCAACACATAGACACTATTGACCGGATGGATACTGATCTCATAGATCAATCCCAACTCGTAGACATCCACAGGAATCTCTGGATCGTATACTTTTTTGATGGCCTCTACGACCTTTTCTTTCAAATCTTCCATCTTAAGCTCCTATTTTAGATTTCAATGCCAATGCATAAATCTGCATCTGCTTAATCATGGCACCAAAGCCATTTGACCTTTGTGTACCGATAAACCTGTTCATCCCGATTCGCTCTTGAAAAAACAGATCTGCACTCAATATATCGTCAGGCGTCTGCCCAGACAATATCTCCGTCAGCATACTCACCAGTCCTTTGGTGATGGCCGTATTGCTGTCCGCTTGATAGATTACTTTGTCCCCCTCTAGATGAGCATAGAGCCACACCTTTGACTGACAGCCCTTGACGATATTTTCGTCCGTCCTGTGCTCCTCTGGAAACTCCGGCAACTTCGCTCCCAACTCCATGATATAACCAATGGTCATTTCCATGTCGCCATCCAGCATCCCAAAATTCTCAATGATTGACTCTTGTACGGAATTGATTGTTGCCATATTATTTTTTGAACATTTTAATGGAAGACTTCAGCGCCTCCACAAAATATTTGATTTCTTCTTTGGTATTATAAACAGAAAAAGACGCCCTGACAGTTCCCTCGATGTTGAATATCTCCATGAGCGGCTGTGCACAGTGGTGCCCCGTCCGAACAGCGATTCCTTTAGCGTCCAGTATCTGACCGAGATCAAATGGATGCACTCCATCGATCAAAAACGACACCACGCTTGCCTTTTGATCCGCCGTACCGATAGGCCGAAAGCCTTCTAC
The DNA window shown above is from Reichenbachiella sp. 5M10 and carries:
- a CDS encoding BrxA/BrxB family bacilliredoxin yields the protein MYPEELVAPMRADLTSAGFEELKTADAVTEHLTDHSGTTLLVVNSVCGCAAGAARPGVKMAVANGAKKPSHLTTVFAGVDADAVQKAREFTLPYPPSSPSIALFKDGELVHFVERHHIEGRSAEMIADHLVSVFDEYC
- a CDS encoding thioredoxin family protein, which translates into the protein MARTESNMMPLGTVAPKFNLPDTVSGKELSFDAIKSDKGTVVMFICNHCPYVIHVQEEIVRMAKEYGEQGLSFVAISANDVVNYPEDAPGKMTEHARKYNFDFPYLYDESQEVAKAYQAACTPDFFVFDGQDKCVYRGRMDSSTPGNGQVVTGEELRMALDGLVKNLPVDREQHPSIGCGIKWKA
- a CDS encoding SufE family protein — its product is MATINSVQESIIENFGMLDGDMEMTIGYIMELGAKLPEFPEEHRTDENIVKGCQSKVWLYAHLEGDKVIYQADSNTAITKGLVSMLTEILSGQTPDDILSADLFFQERIGMNRFIGTQRSNGFGAMIKQMQIYALALKSKIGA
- a CDS encoding iron-sulfur cluster assembly protein; the protein is MEDLKEKVVEAIKKVYDPEIPVDVYELGLIYEISIHPVNSVYVLMTLTSPACPSAEAIPDEMKQRIQEIEGVGEVNVEVTFDPPYETDMMSEAAKLELGFM